The bacterium DNA segment TCACTTTGCATATCAAGCAATTTTTGTCATTCTGACGGTTCGTCTGACTGCCATGCAACTTGTCCGTCACGAAAATATTCTTTTTTCCAAACCGGCAATTCCTTCTTAATTTCTTCGATAATATACCGGCATGCTGAAAAGGCTTCCGCCCGATGCGCAGATGAGACAACTATGATCACGCTGGGTTCTTTGATCTGAAGCAATCCTAATCGGTGTTGTATAGCAACGCGGTTGACCGGCCAATACCCGAAAGCTTTTTTCAAAATATTGAGCATTATCTTCTCTGCCATCTCAGGATAACCGTGGTAATCGATAGACTCAACCTTTTTCCCGTCGAAGTGATCGCGAACTGTTCCTACAAAAATATCGACGGCGCCGGTGCCTTCCGTCACGCAGAAATCATACAGTTTCTTAACGCTAATTTCGTTTTTGGTTACTTCGACATAATATTTTTCTTCTCTGACCATACGATAATTTTTCACAATTACTCATCTTATTTAAGCATAACTACCAATTCATCTCCCGCAGATTTAACGGATTCACGCAGAATTTTTTATCTGCGTAGATTAGCGGCATCTGCGGGAGAAAATAATAGAAACTGAGCAGTTACCCTTTTTTCTTATAGAACAGCATGTATAGCCTCATCCGCCGCTCACGGGAGGAATGATGCACACTTCATCTCCTTCGTGCAGCAGCGCTTGCGGTGAAACGTATTCCATATTCAATGCCACCCTGCTGTGTGCCTTATATTTTTCAAGCTTAGGATAAATGTTAATGATATCATTCCAAAAAAGATCAACGGTAGCAGACAAAGGCAATTCCAAAGTTACCTCATCCGTTCCCGCGATCTCACGGCACATGGCAAAAAACTTAACTCTGATCTTCAATTTCTGTTTTTCCTTATTCGACAATAACCGTCAGATTGCTCGTGTTCCCAAAAATTTCCGGAGAGTACATTTCTTCTGCTTTGGTCGATGGCAGCTCAAATCGGCCGAATGTTGTTGCCCGTGCGAGATAAGTAAACGTGTGCTTACCCTGGGGCATCCAGTCTGCAAAAACCAATACCCGGTCGTCCCGCATTTCTGAATGATTAAAAGTACCATAAGACCACCAGCCGCCACGGGAACCCGGTCCGGCAATCGCTTTTGCAGACGAATTGCTCGTTGCCAGGTTCACATTAACCGCTTCAAATCCCGCAGGAAGCGGGTCATCAACCACAACAAATTGTCTATCCTGCGCAGAACTGACGTTCAATTCGATCCGGTACATTGCGCCGGCTGTGAACTTACCGTTTGTTACAGCCTTGCCCTTTTCATCAAAGAACGATTTCGTTATTTTCATTCCTTCATCGCGGGATTTGATCTTTATACCGGACTTTGGAGCATAAGTCATACGTACGTTATAATACAGTCGTCCCGTGCCTGAAAAATTAAAATCCATCGGCAGTGACACGTCCTTTTGCAGTTGATTAAATTTGATATTGGATGTGTGCGTTGCCGTTGAGCGGCCTTTGTAAATCTCACTGAGGATTTGTTTTCCGTCTATTTGTACTTGAGATTTGAAATCAGGGATTTCTTTCTCGAATATTCTGAAATAACTTCCCAGCGCCCAGAATACATATACATTTTCCTGCGTCGTTCTCCAGCGCCCGTCCTTTCGATCCTGTAGAAGATATTTTACTGTTTTTTCAGCCCACGGAACATCCTCCTTATCCATCTCTAAAAATACTTGAAGAATCGCCGACGTAGTTCTAATATTCGAGTGAAACGTCCATTCAAGTCCGGTATTGAACGGCTCTTCAAAATGCGCCGTTGTCGGATTCATTTTAATTGCGTTTAATAAATTCCGCCGGAGTTCCTCTGCGATGGCTCTGTTTCCCTTTCCTTTGACGACGGCCTTCAACAACATCGCGCGCGCGTACAACGGCATTTCATCCCGCCGCTGGAACAAAAGTTCAACGCTTGAGGCATCGTAGTATCCGTTTTCAGCCAGGGTGGCCAGCGCGAATGCATGGGTGGTGTGCCAATAAAATAATCCGTATCTGTCAATTGCAGCGGATTGCCTGACCATGCTTTTGAGATATTCCAATCCTTTGGCATAACATTCCTGATTAACTTCAAAACCTTTCGCTTTGGCATGAGTGAGAGCAAACATCGTGTAGACAGAAACGTACGGAGAAACGTACTCACCGCCCGTCCAATAACTAAATCCGCCGCTGTACTGCTGAAATTTCGGAACGTCATCCAGATATTCTCGGATCACGTCATCGACGTTTTTTGCCTTATCCGGGAAAGCGTCCAATTTAAACGCTTCTACGACATCGCCAAATAAGATAATCGGGAGCGCGCGCGACGTTTTTTGCTCGAGACAGCCGTAAGGATATTCAAACAGGTATTTAATACTGCCGTCCAAATCCACCAGTGCTGTCGAAGCCGTCTTTACAGAAAGACCGCCAAAATCTTCGTATATATTCTTCGGGATCTTAATTTCTTCCTTATGGGTTTCGGTTGTACTGCCATACAATGCAACGGTTTCAGTATACGTTGGAATTTTAAGAGGAATGGACACTTCAACGCCATCGGTCAGGTCATTCATGACGGCCTTAAATGTAAACTTGCCGGCCTTGTTGTCTCGAACATTAAATTTGTAGCGAACTTCCTGCGATGCGCCTCTATTCAAAAAAATATCCTTTGCCGGTAAATCTTTCAGCTCGACTCCATCCATTTCCGTAAATAATTTCACTGCCCCGTCTTTATCAGAATAATTATGAACGATCACTCCGGCCTCAACTTCGTCCCCTACTCTTGCAAATCTCGGTAAAGCCGCGCGCATCATAAGTTCCTTGCTAACGGTGATATTCTTATCCGCGCTCCCAAACTTGGAATCCGCGGAATGAGCAACTGCGATGATCTTGAATCCGGTAACGTTTTCTGGCAATTGAAAACGAATTTTCGCCTTACCGTACGCATCGGTCATGATCGAAGGATTCCAATAAACACATGCTTTGAAATTCTTACGCACGCTGACGGCGGCAAACATGTCGTCGCCCCCTCCGCCGCCTACACCGCCTTTGTCTTTCAGGCTGGCGTTCACGATCTGATCTAAAACATATTTTCTGCTTTCGGATGTGGTCACGCCTAACTCACGGTGTTGATAAAAATAGGAGAATGGGTCGGGTGTTTTGTAATTCACAAGATTTAAAACGCCGATATCCTCGACGTAAAGCGTTACTTCAGAAATTTTACCTTGTCCGCCATTATCTCTTATGTCAAGTTCAAGGTTAACCCATTCGTTGGGCGCAAATTTTTCCTTGTTCAATTTAAGGGCAACATTCAGTTTATTTGCATCGGAATTTATCGACAGTTTAGTGTAACCGATCTTAAACGCCGGTTTACCTAAATCTTCAAACTTATCAGCCGTCGGAAGCGCCGTCCGGCCCTGTAAGAGGATTACAGATACGTAAGCGTTGGGGATCAAATCGGCAGTCACGGGTATTTCAATAAAACTAGCATTGCCGTTGAGATCAACCGCTTTATGTGACAGTATCCCTTCACGTTCAACAGTAATCAGCGCCTTGCATTTTTCATACGGCGACTTCACCAGAATTTTTGCGGTTTCACCCGGATTATAACTTTTTTTGTCAGCCACTAAATCAATCGCATCGTCGTCGCGTAAATTCCATCCCGTGTATCCTTCTCCTGTCACATAGACAAAACAGGATGATACAATCTTATTGCGAAGATCATCTGAACCGGTTGCCTTAATGATATAATAACCGGTTGATTGCGGACGTAAAGATTGCGAAATGGGCTGCGCGGCTGACACCGCCTCAAACGATGATTCAAGAGTATCTTTGACTTGTGAATTCCATTGAAACGTCCCTTCGCCAGTTTTTTCTCTGACGGAAATCCACTCCCGGCGAATAAGTTCAAGCCGGACTAAATTTCCCCGTAGTTTCCTTCCTTTTGGATCCACCGTTATTAAGTCAACATGCAGCTTGTCACCCAGGGTATGAAACGTCGTTGTTGGCTTCAGGCCGATGTAATATTTTCCTGCATGAACGGTAACGCTTTTCCTGCCGCTCACTTCCTGCCGGTTTTTGTCACGCACGTCGCCTTCGATAACCAGCGTGGACGATTCGCCGACGCTGTTGTTCAAACTTAATGATACGTCGAGTAAGCCCCGTTCATTTAATTGTTCGGTCTTACTGGACAATACGGTAGCGTAACTTCCCCGGTAACCGTAATAGTCATCCGAAATCGCTCCAAAATAATAATCATCATAGCCATCCGGAACAAACGAACTCTTGCTGCGCGAAACGCTCCACTTAATCTCAGCATGGCTCATCGGAGCTCCGAATAAATAATGCGCGTCTAATGAAGCTTCCAGTTTTTCACCCCATACGTACTCGTCCTTTTTTGTTCGAATGGTAACTTCCGTTTCAACCGGCCTGAACTCTTGTACCTGAAAGCTTTCCGTCGATACTTCTTCTTTGCCGTCATACGCTTTCACAGAATAATATCCCAACGGCGCGTTCACATCCAAATCATACTCAAAGTCAAAAGCGCCCATCGTATTCGTAGTACAATTTTTTGTAAAAATTTCTTCAGATGAAGGGTTGACGACCGACACCGTCACACGCCGTCCGGAACTCACCGACCAGGAGTCCTGTTGTAATTTTCTGGTAATACCTTTGAAAAGAACTTTATCTCCGGGACGATACATGCCCTGATTTGTAAACAACGTCGCAGATAAACGGTCCGCATCGCTCACACGCCAGTTTGTGGGAATGTTAAATCGATAGAGTTCAACGTTTTTATCAGAATTTATGTACGCCTTTTGCCCTGCCTTGGAAACAAAAACCCATTGCCTTGGCTCACTCCATTCATTTCTGGATCGTAACCCCAGGGCTTCCCATCCCGGCGTTTTGACAAACCCTTTTTCATCGGTGCGTCCCATCCACGCAATGTTTCCGGTATCATCACGAATTTCAACGGCTGCGCTCCCGACAGGCCTCCCGTCTTCCAAATAAGTCAGATAAACGAGATTATTTAGCCTGGAAAATTTAGCCGAAATTCCGATAGCCGTCACCTGCGCGATAGCCCGCTGTGCATAGGCTTCCGAACCGTGTTTAAATTCAATAAGTATGTTCCCGTTTCTTCCACCGCCCAACACTTCGTCAAGATCAACCGGGTAGATGCCTTGCTGATTCAATGGTACGTCGGGCTTCTCGGAGCGGGAACTTCCCCATTTATCAAAAATCAGGTCTCGTTTCCACAAACCCTGATTTAATACGCTGATCAGGTCATTCTCGGATAATAATGCAAGACGAACATTTACATATTTTGGATTCAATACCGGAACATTGAAACTATGACTCAAATAAGATTCGATGATGTGTTCGCCGCTTTGAAAAAATACGCCCGGCTCGTAATCCCCTGTTTCAAACTCGTGCACTATGTCAACGCCAAGATCGTTGCCAAAATCATCCGTTATATTTTTGTCAAAACGCATCTCGTAATGCGTCCGGGGTTTAAGATCTATATAAATGATTGTGGAATATTCTTCGTCCCAATAGGTGTCATACAGATATTTTATCTCAGCCTCCGGCGAAATAGTGATGTGATTACGCAGGGCTTCATAATCAACACGGTTTGTCAATTTTATTTTAACCGGCTGGCTTGGTGATACGGGTGAAGAGAAACGTACTAGTTCCAGCGTTCCGTACGTTGTAAATGAAATGGCTTTCGATTCCCTGCTGGCCAGGCTGCCAACTTCGCCTTTCAGACCTTCTTTTATAGTAATAGTATACGGCGTAAGCATCGATAACTGGTCTAACGGTATGACAATCAATAATCTTTTTTCTAATTTTGCGATAGCGGAGTTAGCGTATTCGTAATTATAGTTCTGCACATAGTCTTTGGCCTCATTCGAGTCCGCAAGGCGTACTACGCACTCCACCGCGCGGCCTGATAGTTCATTAGAAAGTGAAATTTTTTCTTTTGCGTTGGAAAGCAAAATATTCTGATTGAATAACAAATATATTTTAGGCGAGATGGTAACGCCCTTTGCGTCATCATAGATATTGGAGTGTAGGAATCTTGGCCTCATCGTTTCAAATGAAAAATGATAAGGAGCGGACAAAAGACTGCCGGACAGCGACTTGGTTCCTGCCGGAATGGTAACTTGATAGCGGCTCGATAACGTGAGAACGTCGGCAGGAGTAAAGACCAAAGTATTGGTACCCATCCATCGGTATTTACCCTTTAGAGCAGGCGTAATCGTGAGAGGTCCAGAGCCATCGCCTTCGGGCAAAGCCTCCAGCGGCACCATCGGTTGATTGAACACGACAACAACAGAATAAAATTGATCAACATCCTCGATCAATCCCTGCGGAGTCGCCGAAAGGACAGTCAACCCCTGCTCGGACGGTGCGATGGGAGCTTGTGCGTGCGACGGGTCGCTGAAACTGCACCCGCTAAAGTAGAAAAGAAAAACCGAAGGCAACAGAAAAAATATAGAGCCAACAAAATAAAGGGTGATAGATTTTTGCGGTAATAATCTTTTAATCATCACACGCCTCTTCTTTCATATTTTCTTAATTATCCTATTTGACTGTGAGAATAATTACGATTTGACTAAGCATGATTGAAACTAATAGGTCTAATTTCAAATGTAACGATTATATACTTTACTTAATAATACCGATGTGCAGATCCTTGAGTTGACGCGGATCAACCTCTGTCGGCGCGTGATCCATAAGAGAAACTGCGCTGTTCGTTTTTGGAAATGCGATCACATCCCTAATGGATTTTCGACCCGTCAGAACGGCAGTCAACCGGTCAAATCCAAGCGCAATGCCCCCATGGGGCGGGACACCGTATTCAAATGCCTTCAATAGAAATCCAAATTTGAGTTCGCGTTCTTCTTGCGACATATTAAGTGCGTCAAACATTTTATTCTGAATATCTTTCTTGTGAATACGGATACTTCCTCCGCCGATTTCATTCCCGTTAAGAACAAGATCATACGCCTTGGCGTAAACGCCAGCCGGATCCGAATCCATTTTTTCAAGATCCCGGTCCATAGGAGCCGTAAATGGATGATGCATGGCTATGTACCGTTTCTCCTCCGCGTCGTATTCGAACAAAGGGAAATCAAGTACCCATGACAAATTGAATTCGTTCTCGTTTATCAATTTTAGTTCTTCGGCTAATTTCACACGTAAACTTCCTAAGGCAGATTGAACGATTTTTCTGTGGTGCGCAACAATCAGAATAATATCGCCCACTTTTGCTTCGACAAGTTGTGTTATATTCGAAAGTATTTCTGGAGTCAGAAATTTAGAAATTGAAGATGTAACGCCGTTGGCTTCCACTTTAATTGTAGCGATACCTTTAACATCAAATTCTTTCATGTGTTCTGTCAATTCGTCTATTTTCTTTCTCGAAAAGGACGCGGCTTGACCTTCAACTTTGATGCAGCCGACCGATCCGTCTTGCTGAGATAACACGTCAGTAAAAACTTTGAATTCCGAATTTTTAACCAATTCATCGAGATAATGTATCTTCATCCCGAATCGCAAGTCAGGCTTATCGCTCCCGTATGACGATACCGCATCAAGGTAACTCATACGCTTCAGTGGTAATGATAGGTCAATGCCTTTTAACTCTTTAAAAATTTTTTCCATCAGAGACTCAATCGTGTGTAGAACATCGTCCATATCCACAAAGGACATCTCCACGTCTACTTGAGTAAATTCCGGCTGGCGGTCGGACCTGAGATCTTCGTCTCGAAAACATTTTACGATTTGAAAATAACGGTCAAAGCCCGAAACCATGAGCAACTGTTTATATATCTGAGGCGACTGCGGCAGAGCATAAAATTTTCCGGCATGGACGCGGCTCGGAACCAAATAATCACGCGCGCCTTCAGGTGTACTTTTCATCAGCATTGGCGTTTCGACTTCAATGAACTCTTGCTCGGTGAAGTAATTTCTTACCACTTGAGCAAGTTTGTGCCGAAAGATCAAAGGCTCTTGCATAAAATTTCGCCTCAGGTCTAGATATCGGTACTCCAGCCTCAGGTCTTCGTCGACTTTTAATCTCTCATCATTAAGTTCAAACGGCGGGGTTTTGGCGCGGCTCAGTATTTCAAGTTGGTCTGCCGCAATCTCAATAGCGCCCGTAACAATAGTTTTATTGATATTGCCTGCGTCACGCGCAATGACTTTTCCGGTGACTCGAACAACAAATTCCGTACGTAGTTCTTTGGCCGTTTCATGAATAGCTGCATTGTTATCTGGATTAAATACGATCTGTGTCATTCCGTAGCGATCCCGGAGATCAATAAATATTAATTTACCCATATCCCGACGTCGATGGACCCATCCGATGAGGGAAACGGTTTGTCTGACAAAATTATTATTCAATTGTCCGCAGGTATGCGTTCGTAAAGTTGTTTTTACCACTGGATTCATATTGTAAAAGTTACTCCTAAAAAATATAAAAAAACCGTACGCCTCAGGCGTACGGTTTTAAGAACGTACTATGTCTTCTTAAAAATTACTTCGTAAACACAAAGGTCTGGTTGATCGTTATCACGCCTTTTTTGCCTTTTGGAAAACTCCATCCGCGAATCTTATTGGTAACGCAAGATGATACTGCATTACCGACCGTGTTTTGGGTAACATTTACACCTGCAACACGTCCTGCCTGATTCACTTTGATTGCAACGCTTAACTTACCTTTAAGATCCGGAGATTTCTTCAATTCTTTTTGGTAGCATGAGTTCACCGCAGCTGCATTCGCATCAATTACGGACTGAATTTCGCCCGCAGAAGCTCCGGCTCCCGCACCGCCGGCAATAGACGCTTTACCGACGCCGATAAGGCCGCCGCCCGATTCTCCGGCCGACACAGACAAGCCTCCCGGATCGCCCAATAATGCGGTAAGATCACCAAGTCCGCCCTCACCGCCAACGCCGCCGCCGGCGCCTAAAACTGTTCGATCACTGCCGCCGCCGCCGGCTTCACCCAGACCGCCAATCTGTCCTAAAACATCATCTAAACCGCTGGAAGAACCGCTAAAATCAACTGAAGCATATTTTCCCGAAGAACCGGTTCCCGATGCTCCCGCAACGGCTAGAACGCCTTTGCCTGCCGCTTTCCCTGCCGCTTTCCCTGCGCGAGCCGCTGCAGCTGCCTTTGCCGCCGCCGCACGTCCTGCTTTACCAACGTTACCCGTCGGAGCTTTTATAGCTGTTGCCGGCCCTGTTGCGGTGCTTGTTTCTGTTTTTTCTTCTTCTTTGGGTTTATCAATTTCTTCGAGAAGTTTCGGATCAATCTTATTGATAACGCCGATTTTCTTTAAGAGCCTGTCCGAAATGACCGTGCTCACCGGAGGCTTGGGTTGCGCAGCCATGTAAAGCAGTGGCGTATACACAATCACCAAAGAAGCAAACCAGATCACTAGTATCTTCTTATCGAAAGACGCCCAATAATTCTTATGGAACTCTTTCGGGAAAGAAACAATCCTGATCTCCCGCGCGCCCGCAGAGGCTCTGCCTCCCGGAGGCGCAGCGCTGGCGTGTAAATTCTTATTGTTCTCTAACGGATTCATTGAAACCTCCTTAAAAGATCATACGTCCGTATAATCTGACACTATTTCATCTCTTCGTTTCGATATTAAAATCATCAAATCCCGAGCACATCCGCTTTATTGGACAAATTGCCCAAGAGCCGTAGATTAGCAAAACCGTTGCGTCCGCACGTGATGATCACTTTAAGTAAGACATTGAAAGGCAACCTTTCATCGCCAACGATAACTAACTCGCGCTTGAATTCGATGCCGAATTTAGACTCCAATTCAATGGCCCTAGACGCTTCTTCGTCCAATTTATCAGCCAATTCCTGTATAACGAAACTGTTTTTCTGTGCAATGATCTTATCCACATCTACGATAGCATCTTTCTTAAAAAAAAGATGCTGAGTTGAGACGTTGATCGCTAAGACTTTTTTCGGTTTCTGTTTTGTCAAAACCTTCGGAGGTTTTAGTCCGTCGGATTTGGTCGCCAGCGAACCTTCGGTACTGAAACTCATAAGCAAAAAGAGCAACATAATGGTAAGAATGTCCATCATGGAATTCATATTAAGAGTTCCTTCTGTACTTCCTCTGTTTTTCTTGGCCGCTGATGGTTTGAATGCCATTGTTTTTTTCCTTTTCTAAAAAATTATAACACGATCTTACCAACGCCGATATTGATAAACCACGGCTGTTTGACAATCTTTTTAGTATCCGGATCTTGCAGTTCTTTTACTGCCGAGGCGCCAATAATATCCATTGTGGTAACAATGGTTTGGTATTCAATAACGTCTTCGGCTGTAATAATGATCACGCGCTCGTCTTCAAAACCCTTGCCGCCGATCGCTTTTACTGCGTCTTTTAGTTTCTGATCCAGACCTTCAAAATCATAATTCCCGTCGGACAACTTCGGCAGCGTAGGCCCGCCGCCTGCTGCGCCGCTCAATACAACCGTGTTACCGGCTATCGTAAACCCCTTCTCCGTGATAACGAGTTTCAATCCTACTTTTCGGGGTTCTTCTTTGGGTTTATCTTGTTTATCTTCCGAGCTTGATGAAGATCCACCTCCAACGGGTGGCAGATTCAATTCAAGCCAACTGTTCTTTACAAATTGCGAACAACTGAGAAGCAAGGGAATCAAAATACACATCATGTTCATGATAGGGCGCAGATCAAGCTCCGTGCTTTCAACTTTTATACTTCTTCGCGCAGATGGTTTAAATGCCATATATTCACCTTTATCTTTTGATCAGCTTCTTTAATTCATACTTATGTGGAAATCAAAACAATAATCACTTACGAAAAACTATGAAAATTATCTGTTTCCGGTCATTAAGTTGATCAGTTTTACCATATGCTCATCCATCTCATCAATGATCTTGGTGGTCTTTGTAGTGATGATCGTATAGGCAATAATACAAGGAATAGCAACAGATAGACCCCAAATAGTGGTCTGCATAGCTGCCGAGATACCGCCTGCGAGTAACAATGCTTTTTGATCTTCAGGGAGTGAGGGATTAGCAACTGCGGCGAATGAAATAATAAGACCGTACACCGTACCCATCAGACCAAAGAGCGTCGAGACGTTACTAAGCATGGCAATATAACCGGAACGTTCAGTTAACTTGGGAATTATTTCCAGCGTACCTTCGTCAACGGCATTCTGAATGGCGCGGAAATCAAGAGGCCCGCCTTCTTTTTCAACTGCTCTCTTCAAACCGGCTAAAACAACCGATGGCAGCGCTTTATCTTTTGCTGTTTCACAAAGAGCAATGGCTTTTTTCAAATTACCGCCGGCAACCAGCTTGCGAATTTCTGCCATAAATTTGTTAGCATCTACATTGGAACGAACAAATATAA contains these protein-coding regions:
- a CDS encoding molybdenum cofactor biosynthesis protein MoaE, encoding MKNYRMVREEKYYVEVTKNEISVKKLYDFCVTEGTGAVDIFVGTVRDHFDGKKVESIDYHGYPEMAEKIMLNILKKAFGYWPVNRVAIQHRLGLLQIKEPSVIIVVSSAHRAEAFSACRYIIEEIKKELPVWKKEYFRDGQVAWQSDEPSE
- a CDS encoding AgmX/PglI C-terminal domain-containing protein, yielding MNPLENNKNLHASAAPPGGRASAGAREIRIVSFPKEFHKNYWASFDKKILVIWFASLVIVYTPLLYMAAQPKPPVSTVISDRLLKKIGVINKIDPKLLEEIDKPKEEEKTETSTATGPATAIKAPTGNVGKAGRAAAAKAAAAARAGKAAGKAAGKGVLAVAGASGTGSSGKYASVDFSGSSSGLDDVLGQIGGLGEAGGGGSDRTVLGAGGGVGGEGGLGDLTALLGDPGGLSVSAGESGGGLIGVGKASIAGGAGAGASAGEIQSVIDANAAAVNSCYQKELKKSPDLKGKLSVAIKVNQAGRVAGVNVTQNTVGNAVSSCVTNKIRGWSFPKGKKGVITINQTFVFTK
- a CDS encoding MotA/TolQ/ExbB proton channel family protein, with the protein product MKKSIEKVMGLALVVLMNVTMLFSTNALFAQEPAAGEAQASGTAIFFQKFFQSFKWSEDASSYMWIIAFCAVFAVAMISERLYFIFVRSNVDANKFMAEIRKLVAGGNLKKAIALCETAKDKALPSVVLAGLKRAVEKEGGPLDFRAIQNAVDEGTLEIIPKLTERSGYIAMLSNVSTLFGLMGTVYGLIISFAAVANPSLPEDQKALLLAGGISAAMQTTIWGLSVAIPCIIAYTIITTKTTKIIDEMDEHMVKLINLMTGNR
- a CDS encoding biopolymer transporter ExbD, producing MAFKPSAAKKNRGSTEGTLNMNSMMDILTIMLLFLLMSFSTEGSLATKSDGLKPPKVLTKQKPKKVLAINVSTQHLFFKKDAIVDVDKIIAQKNSFVIQELADKLDEEASRAIELESKFGIEFKRELVIVGDERLPFNVLLKVIITCGRNGFANLRLLGNLSNKADVLGI
- the aspS gene encoding aspartate--tRNA ligase; translation: MNPVVKTTLRTHTCGQLNNNFVRQTVSLIGWVHRRRDMGKLIFIDLRDRYGMTQIVFNPDNNAAIHETAKELRTEFVVRVTGKVIARDAGNINKTIVTGAIEIAADQLEILSRAKTPPFELNDERLKVDEDLRLEYRYLDLRRNFMQEPLIFRHKLAQVVRNYFTEQEFIEVETPMLMKSTPEGARDYLVPSRVHAGKFYALPQSPQIYKQLLMVSGFDRYFQIVKCFRDEDLRSDRQPEFTQVDVEMSFVDMDDVLHTIESLMEKIFKELKGIDLSLPLKRMSYLDAVSSYGSDKPDLRFGMKIHYLDELVKNSEFKVFTDVLSQQDGSVGCIKVEGQAASFSRKKIDELTEHMKEFDVKGIATIKVEANGVTSSISKFLTPEILSNITQLVEAKVGDIILIVAHHRKIVQSALGSLRVKLAEELKLINENEFNLSWVLDFPLFEYDAEEKRYIAMHHPFTAPMDRDLEKMDSDPAGVYAKAYDLVLNGNEIGGGSIRIHKKDIQNKMFDALNMSQEERELKFGFLLKAFEYGVPPHGGIALGFDRLTAVLTGRKSIRDVIAFPKTNSAVSLMDHAPTEVDPRQLKDLHIGIIK
- the moaD gene encoding molybdopterin converting factor subunit 1, whose protein sequence is MKIRVKFFAMCREIAGTDEVTLELPLSATVDLFWNDIINIYPKLEKYKAHSRVALNMEYVSPQALLHEGDEVCIIPPVSGG